From a single Nitrospira sp. genomic region:
- a CDS encoding M3 family oligoendopeptidase, translated as MAAQRQPRQPRRKTSAPIAHNRWDLSDLVKKPPIDVERSLVELGKLVGQVESARPQLQATMSSPDFLAILRLTESIAEISNQLGAFAYLWFSENTKEAKSRSLKSRVEERLTALNNRLLFFDLWWQSVDSFNAERLMADAGDLRYHLETIRRYKSHTLSEAEEKIVNVKNVTGRSAVNTLYDVVTNGLTFTLMVDGKKRTMNREQLMTHVRSPQASVRQAAYQELYRVFSAQRDLIGEMYRTLVTDWKSENVELRAFSSPMATRNLGNDVPNQAVDVLLATCAKNADIFQTYFKLKAKICKITSMTRYHIYAPHRSETKTYRYDDAVAMVLDAYRGFSSHLADLAEEVFRAKHIDAPTRPGKLGGAFCYSVAPGLTPYVMLNFTGEARDVATMAHELGHAIHGMMAKDHSVFTFHATLPLAETASVFGERILSDALMSQEPEKRVRQGLLLSQLDDIYATILRQAYFVRFENLAHQMIADGATGDQLAQAYLAELRQQFGKSVKVPDEFQWEWLSIPHLFASPFYCYAYSFGNLLVLALYRMYKEQGASFVPQYLELLSAGGSQSPQDILNKVGVDMTSENFWQSGFDTIREMVKDLERTLS; from the coding sequence ATGGCCGCTCAACGTCAACCTCGCCAGCCTCGTCGTAAGACTTCTGCACCCATCGCGCATAACCGATGGGATCTCAGTGACCTGGTGAAGAAGCCACCGATTGATGTGGAACGAAGCCTGGTTGAGCTGGGGAAACTTGTAGGACAAGTAGAATCGGCGCGGCCTCAATTGCAGGCGACCATGTCCAGCCCAGATTTCTTGGCGATCCTCAGACTGACTGAATCAATTGCCGAGATCTCAAACCAGCTGGGAGCGTTCGCCTACCTCTGGTTCTCGGAGAATACGAAGGAGGCGAAGTCCCGCTCGCTCAAATCTCGAGTCGAGGAGCGCCTCACGGCATTGAACAATCGTTTGCTCTTCTTCGATCTCTGGTGGCAAAGCGTCGATTCGTTCAACGCCGAACGATTGATGGCCGATGCGGGCGATCTCCGGTATCACTTAGAAACCATCAGGCGGTACAAATCCCATACGCTCTCGGAGGCGGAGGAGAAAATCGTCAACGTCAAGAATGTCACCGGACGTAGCGCAGTCAACACGCTCTACGATGTCGTGACCAACGGACTGACCTTCACGCTGATGGTCGACGGGAAGAAACGCACGATGAATCGCGAGCAACTTATGACCCACGTACGAAGCCCTCAGGCGTCCGTTCGTCAGGCCGCCTATCAAGAACTCTATCGCGTGTTCTCAGCCCAGCGCGATCTGATTGGAGAAATGTACCGAACGCTCGTGACCGATTGGAAATCGGAGAATGTGGAACTCCGAGCCTTTAGCTCTCCTATGGCCACCCGGAACCTCGGTAATGACGTCCCGAACCAGGCCGTTGATGTCCTCCTTGCAACCTGTGCCAAGAACGCCGATATCTTTCAAACCTACTTCAAACTGAAAGCTAAAATCTGCAAGATCACATCGATGACCCGGTATCATATCTACGCACCTCACAGGAGCGAAACGAAGACCTATCGATACGACGACGCAGTTGCGATGGTGCTTGACGCCTATCGCGGTTTTTCGTCTCATTTGGCCGATCTGGCAGAAGAAGTCTTTCGCGCAAAGCATATTGATGCGCCGACGCGTCCCGGCAAACTCGGCGGAGCCTTTTGTTATAGCGTCGCGCCTGGCTTGACCCCCTACGTCATGCTGAACTTTACGGGTGAAGCTCGCGACGTGGCCACGATGGCGCATGAACTGGGGCATGCCATCCATGGAATGATGGCGAAAGACCATTCGGTCTTCACCTTCCATGCGACACTCCCCTTGGCTGAAACAGCCTCCGTGTTTGGCGAACGCATTCTCTCCGATGCCTTGATGTCACAGGAGCCCGAGAAGAGGGTCCGACAGGGACTGTTGTTGAGCCAATTGGACGACATCTATGCGACGATACTCCGGCAGGCCTATTTTGTCAGGTTCGAAAATCTAGCCCACCAGATGATTGCTGACGGTGCGACGGGGGATCAGCTGGCGCAAGCCTATCTGGCTGAACTCCGGCAGCAGTTCGGCAAGAGCGTGAAAGTGCCGGACGAATTTCAATGGGAATGGTTGTCAATTCCACATCTCTTCGCGAGTCCGTTCTACTGTTACGCCTATAGTTTCGGAAACCTGCTGGTATTGGCCCTCTACCGCATGTACAAAGAACAAGGCGCGTCATTCGTCCCACAGTATCTCGAGCTCCTCTCCGCCGGAGGGTCTCAATCCCCTCAGGATATTTTGAACAAAGTAGGTGTTGATATGACGTCGGAGAACTTCTGGCAGTCGGGCTTCGATACGATCCGAGAGATGGTGAAAGATCTCGAGAGGACCCTCTCGTA